GAGCTAAAGGAAAATACATTAAGAATATCCAGCACAGGCCgagcgtgggccaccgtgcccagcctgacatTTTCAAATTGCTTCAAGAATAATTCCCCATttggccagtcgtggtggcagacacctgtaatcccagcactttgggaggccaaggtgagtggatcccttgagctcaggagtttgagaccagcatgggcaacatggcgaaaccccatctataaaaaaaacacaaaaattagctgggcatggtggtgcatgcctgtagtctcagttactcaggaggctgaggtgggaggatcaactgagcccaagaggtcaaggctgcagtaagccacaatcatgccactgccctccagtttgggaaacagaacaagaccctcATCTATTATTGATGTTTGTGTCTGATCTTTTGCTGTCACATTAATACAATGAATAGTCTTGTATACACATGTCATTTTAAGAATATACACTTGTGGATGCACAACAAATtctcagaaatgggattgctgagttaaaGAGATTTGCATTCATAATTTTGATAGGGACAAGTGGCCTTCCACTGGAGTTCTATTTATTTAAACtcctaccagcaatgtgtgaAAAGTGCCTGTCTTCCCATTGCTTTGTCAGCAgaatttattattactgttttgcATTTTTGTCAATCTAATACAAGGGAAAATAGTATCGTAGGTTAGTTTTAATTgcaattattttataatgagtAAGGCTAAGCAACTCTTCATAAATTTGCAGTCATTTGTACTTCCTTTTCTGTGAATAGTGTCTtcatatttgcccatttttctacagGTTtgttggtatttctttttttgattttgtaaacaaaaaacaaaattctaaggcCCACcagccatctgaatggaccccttcTCTCAGCCAAGGACATTCCAAAGTTAGCTcaaaaaactagttcaggccatgataaGAAGGGGGAGCCAGACATGCCTCATTTGGCCCTATTGGGTGTAATTCCTTTAGGAATTACTGATAGAACAAACTATTTAAGTATGATAAGAACCATttataaggctgggtgcagtggctcatgcctgtaatcccagcactttgggaggcagaggcgggcagattgctcaggagtttgagatcagcctgggcaacatggtgagaccctggctctgcaaaaaatactaaaattagccaggcttggtggcacatgcctgttaggtcagctacttgggaggctgaggtgggagaatcgcttgagtctggggggttgagacttcagtgagctgtgaccacgcCAGTacactctagccttggcaacagagaaagaccttgtctcacaaaaaagaaaaaaaaaaataaaaataaagaaatatgtataATCTATTCCCTGTAAAGCCTGCTACCTGGATGCTTCATTTGCATGATAAAACCCTGGTCTTCACAACCCCTTATAACTCAGACATTACTTTCTGTTGAAAATAAACCCTTTAAaacaattgccaatcagaaaatgtttGAATGTGCCTACGACTTCGAAGCCCCTGTTCTGGCTGTCCTGCCTTTTCAGACTGAGCCAATGTGCATCTTCCATGTGTTGATTGGTGTCTCACGTCTCCCTAAAACacataaaagcaagctgtacacCAACCACCCGAGGCATATGCACTCAGGAGCTTCTGAGGGCTGAGTCACGGGCCCTTGGTCAcccatatttggctcagaataaatctccttGAATATTTTACAAAGTCTGACTTTTTCCAGCCACGATTTCTAGGAGCTCTTTAAATACTGGGGGAGATAAACTGTTCTTTTGTGATATTCGTTGCCAAGATTTTTCCAGAGGGTCACTGATTTTCGTTGACTTGGCTTACAATGTCTCCCACTCCACCTCATGAGGAAGCTTTCCTTTGTTTGTATTTATGTACTGGAATTTAGCAATTAgccattttttggtttttgttatttcttttcttgtttatttctgcAATTAGCCGTTTTTTTAATGGCTATTAAACATAATTAGTAAGGTCTTCACTTTAAAGTTATAAAAGAATTTCTGAATTTCTataggttttctttttagaaGTTGTATGccttcatattttacatttaaatcattgATCCACTTGATATTTTCTGGGAGTAAGATGTAAGATATGGTTCCAACTTAATTTTTTCCCAGACATTAACTAGTTATTCTAACACTGTTTATTGAATAATCATTACCCTGCTCCCGGATTTGAGATGCATCACTTGCTAACGTAaaaatttgcatgtatttaaATCTATTTATAAACTTTCTAATCTCTTCTGCAGGTCTATCTgttatactgttttaattactgaagCTTTTTCGTATGCTTCAATATTTCTTACAGTTAGTTCCCGCTtactgctcttctttttttttttttagacagagtcttgctctgtcacccaggcttgagtgcagtggcgtgatcttggcttactgcaacctccgcctcccagtttcaagcgattctcctgcctcagcctcttgagtagctgggactacaggcaccagccatcacgcccagctaattttttgtatttttagtagagacacggtttcgccatgttggccaggtttgtctcgagttcctgacctcaggtgatctgcccgcctcggcctcccaaagtgctgggattacaggcatgagccatcgcaccggcctgctcttcttttaaaaaagtttttctatcttttttttttttggtggttgctTCGAACTTTATTTGAGAAAAACAGAAGATAAACGTATCAAAAGAACACACAGGTGGGCGCGGGGGAGGCACAGCCAGTGGCGGCAGCAGGGGTGGGCATCCGGGCTAAGGCTTTACTTGGCGGCAGTCTCGTCGGATTTTGCAGCTTCTGGGCCCCCAAGCTGGGCCCGCGACTCGAAGGTGACTGGGATGGTGATCTCGTTGGACTGCGTGGCTAGCTTGGGCATGGGGGCCTCCACGGTCAGTGTGCCCTCAGGGGACAGGGAGGAGGAGACCTGAGTGGGGTCCACACCGGTGGGGCAGCGTGTATTTCCGCGTGAAGCACCGGGAGATGTAGCCATGCTCGTCCTGCTGCTCCTCATACTTGCCTTTGTAGGTAAGAGCTTTTTTAAGTATACACTTAAGGATTTATCTAGTCCTTACCCTCCAGCCCCTGCCCGGAAAAAAACAACCCTCTTCGTTAGACAAAGAGgagattaaatttataaattcccTTGGGAGAAAATTAACACCTTTGATGTTATCTTCCAGTTTAAGAACATTGTATGTCTTTCACTTGCTCAAGTCTTCCTTTATGCCCTTCAATAATGTTTCAAGATTTTCTTCCTACAGACCTGGTATATTACTTATTAGGCTTATTCCTaggcttttttttcctattaaaattgGGGATTTTTCTTCCATCGTGTCCTAATGTTGGTTAAGTAAAagctatttattttgtatattactTTATACTATATCACCttgcataatttaatttttatttacagtatttttcaGTTGATTGCTTTGTATTTTCTAGCATAGAACCATATCATTTGCAACTAGCAAAtgttatgtctttttctttcttttacgtGTTTTTTTCACCAAATCTTTTGGATAATATCTCTGATAcaatgtttaataaaaataatgataatgagcatatttgtctttttcctgaATATAGTGGGAGTGTTTCTAGTGTTTCCCCATTAAACATAACACTGGTTATTTATTGGCTGAGATAGATACATTTTGTTATGTTAAAGATATCAACTAGCTCAAGTTTGTTAATAGTGTTGCTCAAATGCTCTTTATTCTTACTGGTTTTCGGCCTGCTTTTCCTAAAAGTTATTGAGAGAGGTATTTGAGGGGGGCAAAGATTTATTAAGTAGGACACAAAAATCACTAACATAAAGGAAAAGTTTGATAAATTggactaaaataaattttaaaattctgttaatCCTAAGACATCACTAAGAGAGTAAAAGGCAAGTCACAAGATATTTGCAATGCCTATATCTGAATATAAAAAGGAACACATAAAAAGCTTGATAAATATAGCTCACcaacataaaaatgggcaaaagaacaGTCAATTCACAAAAAAGGATGTTGAAAtaccaataaatatatgaaaagatgctcattaGCCTTTAGGGAAATTTAtgattaaaactacaatgacaaTCCACTGGTATAGCTAAAATTAAACAGACATCAATATAAAGTATTGGTGTGGCTggacctggtggctcatgcctgtaatcccagcactttgggaagctgaggcaggaagatcccttgaggttaggagtttcagagcagcttggccaacatggtgaaatcccatctctcctaaaaatacaaaaattagctacacttggtggcaggcacctgtaatcccagctactcaggagggtgaggcacgagaatcccttgaacctgggaggcagagattgcagtgagccgagaccgcactactgcactccagtctgggcaacagcaagactctgtctcaaaaaaaaaaaaaaaaaagtattgatgtGAATGTATAGCAAGTAGAATTCTCATCCATTGCTGATAGGAGTATAAACTATTTATATCCACTTTGCAAATATGTATGGCAGTGTCTTCTAAAGCTGAACACCACATTCTGCATAGATGTAGAATTCTACTCCTGAGTATGAAATAGACACAGAAATATACGCCAAAAGAAAAGACAGGTACAAGAATGTTTATATCACAACCATTCACAAcatccccaaactggaaacaatccagatgtctgccaaaatttaaaaaaacataaatgtgATATATTCTGTAAACCAAAAGGTATCTGAGACAGGCCACAGTCaacttagaaagtttattttgccagggTTAAGGACACACCCATGACACTGCCTCGAGGttctgatgacatgtgcccaaggaggCTGGgatacagcttgcttttatacattttagggagacatgagacatcagtcaataTGTGtaatgtacattggtttggtttggtAAGGTGGGACAACCTGAGAAGCCAGAGCTTCCAGGTCAtaagtagataagagacaaaacattgcattcttttgagtccttgatcagCTTTCCACTGAatatgaaatgggaaaagttcccttatccccctcACAGGGCATGCGATGgggtgtggcttgcttcttcagtgTCTGGCTATTCAAACCCCTAAGGGgagcaggcagacacacaggttgtggggctccaaccccacagcagtgtctaggggtgaatgtttacagctcctgaggCCCCAGAgggcgtgtgttacagtgtgTTCTTTTAGTTTAGCTGTCTGTAGGTGGCTTGTGTTAGTCTGCTCGATTAGACCCCCTGCcttatcgcaaggacagagggctttctgtatctgAGAGTTTCTTTCCTTGATGTACCAGAAGAACTGAATCACCTATGGGCTTGGAGagtgagtgcaaggttttattgagtcgaagtagctctcagcagacgGGGAAGCcagaaggggatggagtgggaaggtggttttcccctggagtcaggccgCTCAGCAGCCCGGGCTCTGCTCTGACCACCCTGGCCAAACTCCACATTGTTCCATAGGTCGATGGCCTGCCGGCTTGCCAGCATCTGTCCGTGTGCTCTTACACCAGTGTGTTCCTCTCGACGTCCAGCTGCTTGTGTGCGTATCCGCTAGGATCCTGGGGGTTTTTATACGCGCAGGATGGCggcatggcaggccagggtggtcttgggaaatgcaataTTTGGTCACAGAGGCAGGGGTGCCTGTCCTCATctaggtccatgggcacaggcctgggggtggagccctcaccagggacctgcctactcctcccagcacttccctgcccccttcCATATCAAATACACAATTTaatctggctcagtgaatctgcattttaacataaACAatgggcagaggaagcaatcaaaTATGCGTTTGTCTCAGGTGAACCTCAGAGGGATGACTGAGTTGTTTCTGACCTTTCTCCACAAGGAATTTCCATGTGGgaaaattgtgagggaggtatgtagctttttatgtttgtagctatcttatttagtaataaaatgggaggcaggtttgcctgacataGATCCCAGCTTGATTTttcctttggcttagtgatttgggggtcctgagatttattttcctttcacaattcaTACAGTAGAATATTAGACAGCAATGAAAACGTGTATACTACTGTTATttgaaaacatggatgaatccgAAGGAacatgttgaatgaaagaaatcagacacaaaCTTATCTGCtgaataattatatttacaaaatcTTCAGAAACAGATACAACTAATCTGTTATCAGAAGGGGGGAtaaggcaaggcatggtggctcacgcctgtaatcccagcacttcgggaggccaaggcgggtggatcacctgaggtcaagagttcaagaccagcctggccaacatggtgaaaccccatttctactaaaaatacaaaaattagccggtcgtggtggcatgcgcctgtagtcccagctactcagaaggctggggcaggagaatcacttgaacctggaaagcggaagttgcagtgagccaagaatgtgccactgcactccaacctgggggacagagcaagactctgtctcaaaaaaaaagaaaaaaagaagtgaggaTAGTGATGatctttggagaaataggaaggacATGGCAGGTACTTCTGGGATAATGCTTATGTTCTTGATCTCAGGTAGTTGTTATATAGGatgtttattttgtgataatcCATGAAGACATACACTTGTGATTTGTGCACTTTTCTATGTTATACTTAAATTGTATTAAAGAGAAGATGATTCACTTGCTTTCAAGGGTGtgtgaaaataattcaaatttgtGAGTTTCCATCTCTAGAAGCATGGGGTGCTCCACTGTCGTGTTTTATGCTTACCTCCTCCAGCAAGACTCACTCCCAAAATCTTCCAGTCAGGATTCGTGCACCAGTCCTTGTTGCCCCAAAATTTGAGGCAGGGGGAGATTCTGGTTTTCTAAACTGTTCTCTCGAAGTCCTCTTTGCTTAGGTTGGAGTGGAACaagcgctttttttttttgagacagagtctcactctgtcacccaggctggagtgcagtggcgcaatctcggc
This portion of the Pan troglodytes isolate AG18354 chromosome 11, NHGRI_mPanTro3-v2.0_pri, whole genome shotgun sequence genome encodes:
- the LOC743529 gene encoding heat shock protein beta-1-like, with the translated sequence MRSSRTSMATSPGASRGNTRCPTGVDPTQVSSSLSPEGTLTVEAPMPKLATQSNEITIPVTFESRAQLGGPEAAKSDETAAK